A section of the Triticum dicoccoides isolate Atlit2015 ecotype Zavitan chromosome 7A, WEW_v2.0, whole genome shotgun sequence genome encodes:
- the LOC119328067 gene encoding enhanced ethylene response protein 5-like, producing MPPLHKLHRRTKRGPLIYVVYPRQGSINPPREQLCLSLDSADSSISCSNRENLTGLLKCGLYLVLDKLELQFYRRLVKKIHIIQREREPSKAHQIKIEFSATILVE from the exons ATGCCTCCTCTCCACAAGCTTCATCGAAGAACCAAGCGGGGACCCCTCATCTACGTCGTCTACCCCAGGCAGGGGAGCATCAATCCTCCTCGCGAGCAGCTCTGCCTTTCCCTGGATAGCGCTGACTCCTCTATTTCTTGCTCCAACCGCGAGAATTTGACAG GGTTACTAAAATGCGGTCTCTACCTTGTGTTGGACAAACTTGAACTCCAGTTCTACCGGAGATTAGTGAAGAAAAT CCATATCATCCAGAGGGAGAGGGAACCATCTAAGGCGCATCAAATCAAGATAGAGTTCTCTGCAACCATTTTAGTCGAGTAG